DNA sequence from the Amycolatopsis sp. Hca4 genome:
CGAGGTCGATCCGGGACGTGTGCGCGGCGAGGTAACCGAGCGTGGTGTAGCCCTCCAGCATGTTCGACTCGGCGGGCAGGCCGGTCGGCTCGATCTGGAAGTAGTGGTCCATGAAGGACAGCCAGGTCGCCCCGGCCTCCTCCGCCGCGGCGCCCACGCGGGCGAGTTCGCCCGCGATCGCGGGCGTGCCGCCGTCGATGTCGAAGATGGGCAGGTGGAAACCGAGTTCCATGGAACGCACTCCTGACGTGATCGGTGTGCCCCCACGCTAGGACCTGGAGCGCACTCCAGGGCAAGTCTCATCCCACGGCCGAGGCGAAGAAGTCCGCGACCGAGCGGTCGGACACCGGGCCTTCGGTCACCGGCACCCCGGCCGCACGCAGGCGCGCCGCGAATTCCGCCGACTTCCGGCCCCCGTTGCCCAGCAGGAACGGCGGTGCGCCCGGGCCGGCGTACGTCAGCGGGCTCGCCGCCTGCCACGTCGAGGGCGCGCGCCCCAGCGCCATCAGCACCGAAGCGCGGGTGAGCGGGTCCTGGCCCGCGAGCTCGAACTCCGCCGGCGCCGCCAGCGCCGCCACCGCGCGGACCATGCTGTCCTGCCCCTGGTACGGGCCGCTGTCCCGACCTCGCGCGACGCCGAGCAGCGACGCCAGGGTGCCGCCCGTCCCGGTGCCCGCCACCGCGATCCGGGCCGGGTCGATGTCGAGCGCGGCCGCGTTGGCCTTGAGGAACCGGACCGCGCACCGGGCGTCGGCGAGCGGGGCAGGCCACCGCGCGGCGGGCGCGAGCCGGAAGTCGATCACGGCGACCGCGAAGCCGCGCGCCGTCAGCTCGTCCCGCAGAGAGCCGAACCGCGAGCCGGAGAGCAGCGCGCCCGGGCCGGTGAGCTTGCGGTTGCCGAGGACGAGCCCGCCGCCGTGCAGCAGGAGCACCACCGGGGCCGGCGGTCCGCCCGGGCTGCGCCGGTGGATGTCCATGGCCAGCGGGATCCCGTCGGCGCGGCAGTACTCGTACGTGCCGGGGCCGGTGTCGAGCAACGTCGACGCGGCGGGCCCGGTGCTGCTTTCGCCGGCCGCGACGGTGCCCGCCACGCCGGTCGCGAGCACCGCCACGAGCAGGGGGAACAGCACGATCCACGCCGTCACCCGGCGCGCCGCGGACGGCCACGGGTGCGCTCGCCGCCGGGCCACCACGAGGAAGCCGAACAGGGCGAGGACGGCCAGCCCGGCCACCACGGCGTCGGTGAAGCCCACCACCGTGTCCGCAGGCTGCCACGGGTCGAACCGCGTCAGCAGCCCGAGCGGCCGGCTGATCACCCACACGGCGAGCGCCGCGGCCGCCGTGAACGCGCCGAAGTGCGCCGTCTTGCGGGTCGGCCACCCCAGCGCCGCGACGGCGGCGACCAGCCCGACCGCGGCCACGAGGCCGAACAGCATCGCGTACAGCTGCCAGACCCGCCACAACGCGGGCAGCGCGGCCGCCGTGGTCACGGCCCCGCCGAGGGCGGCGAAGACGGCCGTGACCAGCAGCGGACCGCGGCGCAGCGCGGCCGGCGGGCTCGTCGGCGGGCGGCGCGTGCCGGGATACCCGTCGACGACCTTCATGCCGCCAGTGTCACCCTCACCGGGCGGACGCGCACCCTACTTGCGCGCCGCCGTGTAGTTGCGGAACAGCAGGTAGGTGTCGAGGATGTCGGACGACGCGCTCTGCACCGACCGGTAGATCCCCCACTTGGGACGGACGTAGTCGCCCTGGTCGGGCAAGTTCACGTTGCTCATGCTGCCCTGCGCGGCGACCGGCGCGCTCGCCCCGGTGCCGTTGCGGATGACGCAGGCCGCCTTGCCCTTCGAGCCCGGCGTGAACGTCCACTCGACGGTGATCCACTTGTCCCGCAACGGCGCCAGGTCGGTGACCGCGATGCTCGGCGACCCCGAGTTGGCGTACGCGCGCGCGTTGAGCTGTTCCTTGCTGCCGCTGCGGGTCAGGTCGAGCGTCACCCACGGGCCGCCGTTGGTCGACGGCGTCTTCGTCTGGAAGATGTGGGTGAACTTGCTGGTGCCGTGCAGGGACGCGGGGATGTACATCTCGTAGGAGAGCGTCCAGGTTTCGCCGTTGTGCATCTTCAGCGTGGTGCCGTTCTGCACCATGCCCTTCGACTCGGTGCGCTGGCGGTCGCCGCCGCCGGTGGTGTCGCGGTCGTCCTTCCAGATGTTGAACCGGTAGTGGTCGCCTTCGACCACGACGTACTTGCGGTCGGGGTGGTGGTTGCCCCGGTCGGCCTCGATCCCTTCGAAGGCCTTCAGGCCGTCGGTGGCGGGGTTCGGGTGCCACAGCGGGGCCGCGTCGGCGGGCAGCGCCGCGCTCAGGACGAGCGGGACGGCGAGAGCGGAGACGGCGAGCGAGCGCAGGGCCGCCCGGCGGGGGAATTCCGGCATCGTCGGTGTGTCCTTCCTGACGAGCTGTTCGGCAGGGGTGCACATCGGTCGGCGGACGGACCCGGAAAACCGGGCTGGACATCCGATGTCTTACGCCATGAAGCTAGAAGAGACAGCGCTTTCTGTCAATCCCACCCCGGTTGCCGCCCTGGTTGGCCAAGAATTCATCGGATGCCATGGCCGGCTCAGCCGTAGCACTCGGCCAGCGCGCCGAACGCCGCCTTCGGTTCCCACGGGACGTCGGGGTACACCTTTCCCGTTCCCTCCTCCAGCACCTTCACCACGCCCCAGCTGGCCATGTCCAGGTCGGTCCGCGGGTCGGCCCGGTGCACCAGGCCGTAACACACGAACGTGCAGGCGAACGCGGCGTCGACACCTTCGTCCGTGAAGATCTCCACCAGCTCGCGGAGGTACTGCGCCTGCTCCTCTTCGTCCCGCGTGTACTCGCCCTTCAGCCGGACCGGGACGTCGCCGTCGTACTCGAGGATTTCGCCGCACCGGGCGCCCAGGCCCGCCGCGCCGCGGTAGGGCGTCACCCCGAACTCGGTGATCGCCACCGGTTTGCCCGCCGCGACCAGGTTCCGGACGCCCTCGCGGTAGATGTGCTCGACCTCCTTCGAGCGGTGCGCGTCCACCGAGACGATGTCGAAGGGCGCCCAGTCGACGCGCTCCAGCGGAACCGCCGCGTACGTGACGCGGCCGCCGAACCGGGCCCGGACCACCTCGACCGCGCGGGCCAGGAACGCGTTGACCCGCTCCGGCAGCCCGGCGACGAGTTCCCGTGACGCCAGCAGGTTCTCCAGCCGCTCGGGAAGGCTGCCGCCCGGCAGGAAGCCCCGGCAGAACAGGCTCAGCTCGGCGCCGGTGACGAACACGATTTCGGCGCCCGCCTCGCGGAGCCGCTCGGCACGGGCGGCGCCGTCGGCGAAGAGGGCCAGCAGCTCGTCTTCGTCGCGTTCCCAGGGGAACGGCGAGAACCACACCTCCAGTCCGAGCGCCGCCGCCTCGCGGGCGGCGAACTCGATCCGGTCGAGGTCGGTGCCGATCAGCCGCACCGCCGTGCAGTGCAGGTCGTCGCGGATGATCGCCAGCTCGCGGCGCACCAGGTCCGGGTCGAACGGGCGGTTGAACCGCCCGCCGGTCTCGAGTCCGGTGTCGTAGCCGATGCCCTTGGCCCGCATGTCTGCCTCCCAGATTTAAGGTACGGTCCGTACCGTACCGCACGGCGCTAGAGTAGCCCCATGGCGACACCGAAGACCCGGCGCCGGGGCACCGAACTGGAAGAGGCGATCCTGCGCGCGGCGGCGGCCGAGCTCGCCGAAACCGGCTACCCCGGGCTGACCGTGGAACGGGTCGCCCAGCGCGCCGGCACGAACAAGAACACGATCTACCGCCGCTGGCCGAACCGCGCCGCCCTCGGCGTCGCCGCGTACCGGCACCTGGCCGAGGACACGCTCAAGCCGCCCGACACCGGCAGCCTCCGCGAGGACGCACTGGCGCTGCTGCGCGCGATCAACTGCGGCCAGACCTCGCCCGCCGCGCGTGCGCTCCGCGGCCTCCTGACCGGCGTGGGCGACGAACCGGAGCTCCGCGAGCAGCTGCACCAGCAGGCCGCCGAGGGAGGTGCGGCCGCCTGGCTCACCGTCGTCGGCCGCGCGGTGGACCGGGGCGAGGCCCGGCCGGGCGCACGGCACCCCCGCGTCGCCACGGTCGCCCTCGTGCTGCTACGCAACGAATACCTCACCCACGGACTGACCACAGTGGACGACGACGTGCTCGTCGAGCTCGTCGACCTGGTCTACCTGCCGCTGGTGCGCGCATGACCGACCGGCTCACCCGGCACGACCGGCTCGCCGCCGCACTGGCCGAAGCCGGCGACGACCTCCTCGCCGGGGCACGTCCGCTCGGCACCGGCATCGGCGGGTCGTCCTGGCTGCTGCGGGTGGCCGGGGAACCGGTCTTCGTCAAGCGGGTGGCGCTCACCGACGTCGAACTCGCGAACCCCCGTTCGACGGCCGACCTCTACGGGCTGCCGCCGTGGTCGCACTACGGCGTCGGGTCCGCCGGCGGCGGCGCCTGGCGCGAGCTGGAAGCACACCTGATGACGACCGCGTGGGTCCGCGGCGGCGAGTGCGCGAACTTCCCGCTCCTGCACCACTGGCGGATCCTGCCCGGCCTGCCCCGTCCGCGCGGCGACATCGACGCCGACGTCGCGTTCTGGCACGGCGACGCCGGCGTGCGGCGCAGGCTCGAAGCGCTGGACGGCGCCACCACCGATCTCGTGCTGTTCCTCGAGTACCTGCCGCACGACCTCGCCGGGTGGCCGGGCGACGACCTCCCGCTCGAAGAAGACCTGCGGCACATCACCGGATTCCTGGCCGCCCAAGGCGTCCAGCACTTCGACGCGCACTTCGCCAACATCGTCACCGACGGCGAACGGCTCTACCTCACCGACTTCGGCCTCACCGTGGCTTCGCGGTTCGACCTCTCGGACGCCGAAGCGGAGTTCCTCGCCGACCACGCAACCCACGACCGGGCCTACGTCCTGACCCACCTGCTCAACCGGCACGTCCGCGGCCTGCGCGCGTGGCCGGATGCCCGCTCCCGCAACGACTTCGTCCGCGCGTGCGCCGCCGGCGAGGTGGCGGACCAGGCCCCGCTGCTCCGCCGGTACGCGCCGCTGGCCGCCGTCGTCAACGACTTCTACTTCGCGCTCCACACCGAGAGCCGGAAGACGCCCTACCCGCGTGAGGCGATCGCCGAGCTGCTGGCCCGCCGGCCGTAAGACTCTTGACCACCGGGACCACGCCGACCTAGAGTCAGCGTACCCGAATCATGTTAACGTTAACATGCGCAGGCCCCGAAGGAACCGACAACGATGAAGTTGTTCTCCCCGCGCCGTTTCGGCGTCGTGCTGGCCGTCGCGGCCGCCCTCGTCCCCCTCGGCAGCGCCGGTGCCGGTGCGGCTCCCGCCGCCGGCGGCAGCGTCCGCGCCGCCGCGAACACGCTGACCGTGACCGGCCTCGACGACGTCCGTGGCAACCTCACGCTGCCGACGAGCGGCCCCGGCGGTACCAGCGTGGCCTGGACGTCCTCCGCGCCGTCGGTGATCACCCCGACGGGCGAGGTCACCCGGCCAATGACCGGCGCGGCCCCGGCCGAGGTCGTCCTGACCGCGAAGGTCAGCCTCGGCCGTGAGAGCACCACGCGGCGGTTCACCGCCACCGTCGTCCCCAAGCCGGTCCAGGAACCGTTGGCCGGCTACAGCTTCTTCTACTTCACCGGCGAAGGCACCTCCGACGGCGAGCAGATCTACTCGGCGCTGAGCAAGGGCAACGACCCCCTGAACTGGACCGAGCTCAACAACGGCAGGCCGGTGCTCAAGTCGAGCCTCGGCGAACTGGGCGTGCGCGACCCGTTCATCCTGCGCTCCCCCGACGGCGACAAGTTCTACCTGCTGGCCACCGACCTGCGGATCTACGCCGGCCGCGGCTGGGACGCCGCCCAGCGCACCGGCAGCCGGTCGATCATGGTGTGGGAGTCGACCGACCTGGCGCACTGGTCCCGCCAGCGCAGCGTCGAGGTGTCCCCGCCGACCGCGGGCAACACGTGGGCCCCGGAGGCCTTCTGGGACGCCAAGCGCGGCACGTACGTCGTCTACTGGGCGTCGAAGCTCTACGCGGAGAACGACCCGAACCACCTCGGCGACAGCTACAACCGGATGATGTACGCGACCACGCGCGACTTCGCCACCTTCAGCGCGCCGAAGGTGTGGATCGACCCGGGTTACTCGGTGATCGACTCGACGGTGATCGAGAACCAGGACACCTACTACCGGTTCACCAAGGACGAGCGCAACAACACCTCCTCGACGCCGTGCAGCAAGTTCATCACCGAGGAGAAGGCCACCGACCTGCTCGACCCGCACTACGGCTTCGTCGCCGACTGCATCGGCAAGGCCACCGCGACCAGCCCGGGCCTGTCCGCGGGCGAAGGCCCGACCGGGTTCAAGTCCAACACCGAGAACAAGTGGTACCTGTTCATCGACGAGTTCGGCGGCCGCGGGTACGTCCCGTTCGAGACCACCGACCTGGACTCGGGCAAGTGGACGATGTCGACCGGCGCGCACCTGCCAGCGTCGCCGCGGCACGGCACCGTCCTGCCGGTCACTCAGGCCGAGATGAACCGGCTGAGCGCACCCCCGGCGCCGGCGAAGGCCGACGCGAAGGGCCTGGTCGCGCACTGGCCGCTCGACGCGAAGTCGGGCACGGTCGCGGCCGACACCACCGGCCACGGCTACGACGGCGCCCTCGCCGGTGACGTCGGCTGGAGCGACGGGGCACTGGCCTTCGGCGGCAAGAACGGGCACGTCCAGCTGCCGAACAACCTGCTCACCGGCGCCTCCGCGGCGACCGTGTCGGCCGACGTCCTGGTCGATCCGAACCAGCAGACGCCGTACTTCCTGTGGGGCCTGGGCAACACGGCCGAGGACGGCACCGGCAACGGCTACCTCTTCACCACCGGCGGTACCGCGAGCGGCGGCTTCCGCGGCGCCATCGCCACCGGCAACTGGACCACCGAGCAGGCGGCCGACGCCGGCGGCGGGCTGCCGCGCGGGGTCTGGAAGAACGTGGCCCTGACGGTCGGCAACGGCGTCGAGGTGCTGTACCTGGACGGCGTCGAAGTGGGCCGCAACCAGAACGCCACGATCAAGCCTGCCGACCTCGGCGGCGGCGTCACGGCGGCGAACTACCTCGGCCGCTCGGTGTACGCGGGCGACCGGACGCTGACCGGCAAGATGAAGGACGTGCGGCTGTACAACCGGGCGCTGTCCGGGCTCGAGGTCGCCACGCTCCCGTCGAACAGCACCGCGATCCGCTCGGTGCAGCTCGACGCGCTCAAGACGCCGGCCGTCGTCGACGCCGGCGCCGGCACGGTCGTGCTGCCGGTCAAGCCGGGCACCGACCTGCGGCGGCTGTCGCCGAAGTTCGACCTGGCGCCGGGCGCGAGCATCAGGCCGGACAACGGAAAGCCGGTCGACCTCAGGTCGCCGAAGCAGTTCACCGTGACCGGTGCGGGCGGCGAGCGTCGCGTGTGGACGGTCGAGGCGCACGAGGTGCGCAGCCCGGTCCTGCCGGGGTACCACGCCGACCCGAACATCGTCGCCTTCGGCGACACGTACTACCTCTACCCGACCACCGACGGCTTCGACGGCTGGAGCGGCACGAAGTTCTCGGCGTGGTCGTCGAAGAACCTCGTCGACTGGACGGACGAGGGCGTCATCCTCGACCTCGGCAAGGACGTGAGCTGGGCCGACAAGAACGCCTGGGCGCCAACCATCGCCAAGCGCGGCGGGAAGTACTACTTCTACTTCTGCGCCGAGGCGAAGATCGGCGTCGCGGTGAGCGACTCCCCGACCGGCCCGTTCACCGACTCCGGCAAGCCGCTGATCGCGAAGAACCCCGACGGCGGCCAGGCCATCGACCCGGCGGTGTTCATCGACCACAACGGACAGCCGTACCTCTACTGGGGCAACGGCAACGCCTACGTCGTCCCGCTCGACGAGGACATGGTGTCCTACGACCCGGCGAAGAT
Encoded proteins:
- a CDS encoding alpha/beta hydrolase, with protein sequence MKVVDGYPGTRRPPTSPPAALRRGPLLVTAVFAALGGAVTTAAALPALWRVWQLYAMLFGLVAAVGLVAAVAALGWPTRKTAHFGAFTAAAALAVWVISRPLGLLTRFDPWQPADTVVGFTDAVVAGLAVLALFGFLVVARRRAHPWPSAARRVTAWIVLFPLLVAVLATGVAGTVAAGESSTGPAASTLLDTGPGTYEYCRADGIPLAMDIHRRSPGGPPAPVVLLLHGGGLVLGNRKLTGPGALLSGSRFGSLRDELTARGFAVAVIDFRLAPAARWPAPLADARCAVRFLKANAAALDIDPARIAVAGTGTGGTLASLLGVARGRDSGPYQGQDSMVRAVAALAAPAEFELAGQDPLTRASVLMALGRAPSTWQAASPLTYAGPGAPPFLLGNGGRKSAEFAARLRAAGVPVTEGPVSDRSVADFFASAVG
- a CDS encoding TetR/AcrR family transcriptional regulator codes for the protein MATPKTRRRGTELEEAILRAAAAELAETGYPGLTVERVAQRAGTNKNTIYRRWPNRAALGVAAYRHLAEDTLKPPDTGSLREDALALLRAINCGQTSPAARALRGLLTGVGDEPELREQLHQQAAEGGAAAWLTVVGRAVDRGEARPGARHPRVATVALVLLRNEYLTHGLTTVDDDVLVELVDLVYLPLVRA
- a CDS encoding family 43 glycosylhydrolase, which produces MKLFSPRRFGVVLAVAAALVPLGSAGAGAAPAAGGSVRAAANTLTVTGLDDVRGNLTLPTSGPGGTSVAWTSSAPSVITPTGEVTRPMTGAAPAEVVLTAKVSLGRESTTRRFTATVVPKPVQEPLAGYSFFYFTGEGTSDGEQIYSALSKGNDPLNWTELNNGRPVLKSSLGELGVRDPFILRSPDGDKFYLLATDLRIYAGRGWDAAQRTGSRSIMVWESTDLAHWSRQRSVEVSPPTAGNTWAPEAFWDAKRGTYVVYWASKLYAENDPNHLGDSYNRMMYATTRDFATFSAPKVWIDPGYSVIDSTVIENQDTYYRFTKDERNNTSSTPCSKFITEEKATDLLDPHYGFVADCIGKATATSPGLSAGEGPTGFKSNTENKWYLFIDEFGGRGYVPFETTDLDSGKWTMSTGAHLPASPRHGTVLPVTQAEMNRLSAPPAPAKADAKGLVAHWPLDAKSGTVAADTTGHGYDGALAGDVGWSDGALAFGGKNGHVQLPNNLLTGASAATVSADVLVDPNQQTPYFLWGLGNTAEDGTGNGYLFTTGGTASGGFRGAIATGNWTTEQAADAGGGLPRGVWKNVALTVGNGVEVLYLDGVEVGRNQNATIKPADLGGGVTAANYLGRSVYAGDRTLTGKMKDVRLYNRALSGLEVATLPSNSTAIRSVQLDALKTPAVVDAGAGTVVLPVKPGTDLRRLSPKFDLAPGASIRPDNGKPVDLRSPKQFTVTGAGGERRVWTVEAHEVRSPVLPGYHADPNIVAFGDTYYLYPTTDGFDGWSGTKFSAWSSKNLVDWTDEGVILDLGKDVSWADKNAWAPTIAKRGGKYYFYFCAEAKIGVAVSDSPTGPFTDSGKPLIAKNPDGGQAIDPAVFIDHNGQPYLYWGNGNAYVVPLDEDMVSYDPAKITRLDGLTDFREGLFMVERKGTYYLSWSIDDTRSPDYRVGYATAPSPTGPFTNRGVILSKDAHLGVLGTGHSSMLQVPGTDDWYLAYHRFGIPGGDGTHRETTIDKLTFRRDGTIAPVVPTLESVRPQRIPWHCGAVRAS